One Pseudorhodoplanes sinuspersici DNA segment encodes these proteins:
- a CDS encoding LysR substrate-binding domain-containing protein, with protein sequence MKADMPPLNTLRFFEAATRLKSFKRAAEELNVTASAVSHSIQTLEAWFGSPLFIRETRALTPTFDALTYAERVRGVLDLLHDATARVPGRKAQGTLSLSIAPTFGSRWLMPRIRGFAERYPDIRIDLDTVRQNIETDLIGVDLAIRRAVKPASRQTWLRLINEEIVPVCSPGFFQRASRNESEILSAGPFITVRGITEDWSSWLTTDYPRSSAGNGFVQVDTIRLAIEAAIAGLGIALGHKPLINDDLEKGDLMTLAHSRPAKACYWLIGSELVFERPEARLFRQWLLNELKVMKSGKAASRL encoded by the coding sequence ATGAAGGCTGACATGCCCCCGCTGAATACACTGCGCTTTTTTGAAGCGGCGACGCGGCTGAAAAGCTTCAAGCGCGCGGCGGAAGAACTCAACGTGACCGCCAGCGCCGTCAGCCACAGCATTCAGACGCTCGAGGCATGGTTCGGCTCGCCGCTGTTTATCCGTGAGACGCGCGCACTGACGCCGACCTTCGACGCTCTCACTTATGCCGAGCGCGTTCGCGGCGTGCTCGATCTCCTGCATGATGCGACGGCGCGCGTGCCCGGCCGCAAGGCGCAAGGAACTCTCTCGCTCAGCATCGCACCGACGTTCGGCAGCCGCTGGCTCATGCCGCGCATTCGTGGCTTTGCCGAGCGTTATCCCGATATCCGCATCGACCTTGATACCGTTCGGCAGAATATCGAAACCGATCTCATCGGTGTCGATCTCGCGATACGGCGGGCCGTCAAACCGGCTTCCCGGCAAACCTGGCTGCGGCTCATCAACGAAGAAATTGTGCCGGTCTGTTCTCCGGGCTTCTTTCAGCGCGCATCGCGGAACGAAAGCGAGATCTTGTCGGCAGGACCGTTCATCACCGTCAGAGGCATTACTGAGGATTGGTCGTCCTGGCTGACGACGGACTATCCAAGGTCGAGCGCCGGCAATGGTTTCGTGCAAGTCGATACCATTCGCCTGGCGATCGAAGCCGCGATTGCAGGTCTCGGCATCGCGCTCGGACACAAGCCTTTGATCAATGATGATCTGGAGAAGGGCGATCTGATGACGCTTGCGCATAGCCGCCCGGCCAAGGCCTGCTACTGGCTGATCGGTTCGGAACTGGTGTTCGAGCGTCCGGAAGCGCGACTATTCCGGCAATGGCTTTTGAATGAACTGAAGGTGATGAAGTCGGGCAAGGCCGCAAGCCGTCTTTGA